The following nucleotide sequence is from Hylaeus volcanicus isolate JK05 chromosome 3, UHH_iyHylVolc1.0_haploid, whole genome shotgun sequence.
TTTGACGATCCATTCAAACGGAACTACGTACTTACGTATTTAAATGCGCAGATCGTTGCGCTGGGTCCTCTTGATGCGTTTCACTTTGAAATACTTGGAAATCATTTTGCGGTTTTAAGGGTTTCGATAACTGTGCACTATCACACGGAGATCTGGGTTAAGTCTGAGTTAGAAAGATCACTCCGAGGATCAGGGGAGACAATGTAGGATTGTTCGAGCGGATAAAATTAATGGCGTGATTTGAATAATGGGCctacttgaaatattcaacCGCTGTTAGAATAGCGGAGCTCTAGTGAGCCATATAAACTCGACATCCTGTCTCGGGATTATCTGGAGCGTTTCTCGCGAATTTACACTGGGAAACAGATGCACTTCTAGTGCACATTTATCGCGATATTTGTTTGAACTAAACAAAGACTAAATGGTTAGTTAATGGATGAGCTACGAAGATTAAAGGAAAGACGATCGAGCGAGGCATCGATAAGAGTGCAATTCGTCGATGCTACTTGGAGCATTCCTATGAAGAAACTGGCACTTTTCACCGAGAAGCAGGAAATACGTTAACATGTAGACCATCGTGTATAGATGACAAggtttttcgtttttagaaattaattaatctggataggtttctttaatttgttagaaattgaaacgtttaaatcATATAGTTTTCAATTCTGTATGAAGAAAATCTAAGCCTGACAAAAATGTCCGCTATAAAATTCCCAGTATTAGTctggcggtcaacgtgttaaagtatTCCTCTTCCAATCTTCCCAACTTAAGTTTAACTAAATATTGCTTTTACGTAATCCATTCCACCGAGCGAGCATATCTCACCTTTTGTTAGCCAGGATGCGAAATTGCATTCCGTGTGTCCTGAATCGACAAAGTTCGAATTGGAGGCGCAAAGACGTTCACGATGCTCGAggcaatttcttcttttttccgtttctttgttaaataaattgtcacgCGTATCGAGACGTGAGTTTAACCGAGGGCCGTTTGCAATCTGCACACCTAGATGTAAGGTTTAGTCACGTGGATAGGTTTCGCTTTATTCGGTAAAACGGAATTACAAGAAGAggataaacaaatgaattcgCGTAGATGGTCGTCGACTATACGCTGAACATACATTTCGAATCAACTACGTCAATCAATTTAAACTTACAATGAACCGTGAACCAAGAGCGCGCGCGTTCACGGGTCATCgtacatataatttaatgtaaccgtaatttaaatacaaagaaatttatctaactCGCCACGACTCCTTCTTTCAGTGTGTTATTGTTGTGTATGTTAGTGTGTATGTTATTTGCGAGTGGATCTTtctttcaagaatttattGTTGTTTATAGCTTCATTAGTAAGAAACGCCCAAAAGAGATATctttgtttttccattttacatTCATGCATTGCTTCGATAACTGGCATATTAAGATACTCAGATTAAACAATGTCTGTTTTAAGAAAACAGTTTCAGAATGCCAAAGTTTACCGTTAcgatattacatttattttattttttatattattgaacTATATCTCGGATTTCGTTTGTGTAGCATCTGTTGTTGTTGATTTACTGTGTCTATGGTACAGAGTACACTTTCTGTGATAGAATGCAGATTTTAGAGTTTAGAGATGGCGCACTTGATTATTTCAGGCACGATCAACTGCAACGTATCCTGAACCTAATCAAATCAACTATCAAACTAACTATGCTTTTTCAAGTTCCCTGAAAGtgagaaaatgtgaaaaaaagaGCTCCCCAAGTAATTACATTCTTGTTTACAGTAAACCAATCACAATTTGCccatacaataatatacagtaGTTCTTTCCCAGATCGTTTGCGGTTGAAAGCACAGAACTCGATggaaagtttaatttatttaaacaggtCCAGTTGGGTTTAGGGAAAAGAATactcgataaataaatgaacgtaaCAACTTCATGGGGAAACACAGCTCAGAAGTACTTCTACATGCGAGTCGCAAACTTCGGCTGTgtgcaaatttattaaaactctTCTATATTAATGGTCGACGATCTTATAGCGAATTGTACTCTTCTACTGCGGAAGCCTCTCCGTTGGAACGTGTATTCGCATCGCGTTCTACATCAAGAAATTATGATGCATGTCCTCGCCGAAACTTAGAGTCGCGTCCACGTCGTAGGTCAAGCAAGGTAGCTCCTCCTTGGCTGGCTTGATGGCCACCAATTCCACGCTGGTTGTGTCCAGAACGGCGATGCCCTCCTGGGTACCGACATTCTTTATCTTAATATTCATCTGGGTGTAGCTTCGGAATGCGTCAGCCTTGATGGTCATCTTGCTCACCGATCGcctctgaaaataaaaatcaattttaattggaacCATTTTATGCAACGTCTGAGATCCTCGGCTGTGGAGTATGAAATATAGGTTTGCTTATAAATCTGTACCTCTGTATCTGTACTGTTCCTTTCAGGGGCCCATAAATCTGTACCTCTGGGCCCCTGAAAGGAACCATAAATTGCTCAAGCTAGAAGGGCCCTAACAGAGGCAACTTTTAGCAATTCAAGCTACTCGAGCAATTTTTGGTTTCTTTTCAAACTATAAAGTCTCAAAACAATAGGTCCTCTTCCAACCAAAGTATCAGAAAtagcaatttaaattatctCAGTATCTTATGGTTTCTTTTGAAACTATAGAGTCCTAAAACGATAGGTCCTCTTCCAACCGAAGTATCAGAAAtagcaatttaaattatctCAGTATCTTATGGTTTCTTTTGAAACTATAGAGTCCTAAAACGATAGGTCCTCTTCCAACCAAAGTATCAGAAAtagcaatttaaattatctCAGTATCTTATGGTTTCTTTTGAAACTATAGAGTCCCAAAACAATAGGTCCTCTTCCAACCAAATTATCAGCAATTTCTATTAACTTAAATTATCTCAGTATCTCGTGGTTTCCTTCAAACCCCTAAAGGGTCCCAAAACCTTGAGTCCTCTCCAAACTCGAAGGATCTCGATACTCCCTCCAATCAATTTCCACCAAAAAGAAATCCTCTACACTGAGCCCACAAATCTATACCCCATTCTGACGAGGCTAAGTGGATCCTCAAAAAATCCACAAACCCCGTGACTATCCTCACCAACGAATCACGTGTCTACGTACATGTCTCGTGTCCACGTCGTGTCTAGCGAGAAGCGTGTCCTCGTAGCTGACGCATCTCCTGTGCTCCGTCCTCTTGTTAACAACCACCGTGGCGTCCTGGTCCATATTCGGCATGGACAACACGTTCAGTTCGTAGTTTCGTTCGGTCTCTGGGTCCGGCGTCGACGATCTCTCGTCTCTGTCGTATTCCAGAACCGTGAACAACGTGGCACACTCGCCTAGCACGTAGTTCTCCATCGCCATGAACGCTGGGAAAGCGTTCGCGTTTTGGACGAGGTCCGCACCGATGCTCAACTCCTTGACGATGTCCCTGATCGTCAGCAGCTTCCCGCTCTCCAACACCTCCGTGAAATGCAGGCTTTGTACCCCGCGACGGTTGAACTTGACGAGGAAGGGTTGCTCGATCTCCACCGTTACCGACTTCTCGTCCGTTGTGTTCATCTCGAACGTACCGAAGCCACAGGACAATGTATCCTGGCTGTGCGGTCGGCAGGTGAGGTCCGTGGTCATTTTGACGAGGCTAAGTGGTTTCGTGCTCAGGTCCTTAGTTATCACGAAGGTCTGATTAACGTGGTAGACGAATTCTGGCCCGTAGGCCCATTCGCTCATGTCGTTCACGGTGACATTCGCCGCTGAAAATTAGGGAAATGTTTTAGGACGATACTCGTGTAATAATTCGTGTAATAATGGCTTGTAATTGAAGAGTATCAGTTATGGGTAGGATTCTTTGTTGTTAATGGATAGTAGTCGTGCATTCGTGTCTGGTCtgagttataaatatttacaagggAAGCTCAgcaattgaatttgaatttttgggaaaataaagtttacgACGACCTAATCTCACGGTGCCCTGATCCATTTTAAcccaaaatacaattttaaggGTGGAAACACCtcttcgaaataattctggtaatttatattttcgataactgttctgaacatttttaacattctgTGGCACTGTggtaagaaataaaagaaattgtaactCTTGATTGGGTAAACGGATTTCAATGATCAAACCGAGAAACTGCGTGTCTTTTAgtgaagaatttttcaaaaatatggaACTATCCAAAGAGTCTATTTTTTTAGTACTTTTTGCCG
It contains:
- the LOC128874482 gene encoding uncharacterized protein LOC128874482; protein product: MNFVLIPFFLAANVTVNDMSEWAYGPEFVYHVNQTFVITKDLSTKPLSLVKMTTDLTCRPHSQDTLSCGFGTFEMNTTDEKSVTVEIEQPFLVKFNRRGVQSLHFTEVLESGKLLTIRDIVKELSIGADLVQNANAFPAFMAMENYVLGECATLFTVLEYDRDERSSTPDPETERNYELNVLSMPNMDQDATVVVNKRTEHRRCVSYEDTLLARHDVDTRHRRSVSKMTIKADAFRSYTQMNIKIKNVGTQEGIAVLDTTSVELVAIKPAKEELPCLTYDVDATLSFGEDMHHNFLM